From Argopecten irradians isolate NY chromosome 12, Ai_NY, whole genome shotgun sequence, one genomic window encodes:
- the LOC138336194 gene encoding transmembrane protein 272-like, whose amino-acid sequence MSDPPSYDEGGASSSYQMEKPPLPVSSGDVERNAPPPTYDSLFGKLKAANENSEGKADFAKVAVGIICGSLAFIICVGLSLAIPIAEIAIGASYLHDCPAERLIPIYLIVAGTFGTLKGIGLMGQSCKSRKDEQDGNQAEKKQATNPFDSLLNLFLFAWFICGNVWVYGLKDKWVSSPVTAGNYCHPTLYYFSFWIITSTYILMGVGCLVGCIIIGIVCCVSCKSSSE is encoded by the exons ATGAGTGACCCCCCATCATATGACGAAGGAGGTGCTTCTTCCTCCTACCAGATGGAAAAACCACCTCTTCCAGTATCGTCCGGAGACGTCGAAAGGAATG CTCCACCTCCAACTTATGATTCCTTATTTGGGAAGCTAAAAGCAGCTAATGAGAACTCAGAAGGGAAAGCTGACTTTGCCAAAGTAGCTGTTGGTATCATATGTGGTTCAT TGGCGTTTATCATTTGTGTGGGGTTGAGCTTAGCTATACCTATAGCTGAAATCGCAATTG GTGCTTCGTACCTTCATGACTGTCCTGCAGAGAGACTCATACCTATCTACCTGATAGTAGCTGGCACATTTGGAACACTGAAGGGAATAGGCCTGATGGGCCAGAGTTGTAAATCCAGGAAGGACGAACAAGATGGCAACCAAGCTGAAAAGAAGCAGGCCACTAATCCATTCGACAGTCTCctcaatttgtttttgtttgcttgGTTTATATGTG GAAATGTCTGGGTTTACGGCCTGAAGGACAAGTGGGTATCCTCGCCAGTCACTGCTGGTAACTACTGTCATCCAACTCTCTACTACTTCTCGTTCTGGATCATAACATCCACCTACATCTTGATGGGGGTGGGCTGTCTTGTTGGCTGTATCATCATTGGTATTGTGTGCTGTGTAAGCTGCAAGTCATCGTCAGAGTAA